One Bdellovibrio bacteriovorus str. Tiberius DNA segment encodes these proteins:
- a CDS encoding MBL fold metallo-hydrolase translates to MKLTLIAVAGLFVFLGCQSFRYHDPQKPHRGETQFYNNYDNSPKASFWKWQWERLTGPHKDEPPFNPPVLKTDTDFLRQNKNQTTLTWIGHSSFLLQLQGKNIVTDPVFSDRVSPVSFMGPKRLVALPFEQKDLPPVDVVLVSHSHYDHLDLKTLRDLNKQNQGKTLFLVPLGNADLLKSEGIENVKELDWWDQFTLDGLTITFTPAQHWTQRSLWDRNQSLWGGWHVQSEKFKFFYTGDTGYSKDFSDVHTKFGDVDLALIPIGAYEPRWFMGQQHVDPDGAVKIHKDLHSRLSIGVHWGTFRLSDEPMAEPPQELAAARERAGVDASGFRVMMHGEVLKLDNRK, encoded by the coding sequence ATGAAATTGACCTTGATCGCTGTGGCCGGGTTGTTTGTGTTTTTGGGGTGCCAAAGTTTCCGTTATCACGACCCCCAGAAACCGCATCGCGGGGAAACCCAGTTTTATAACAACTATGACAATTCTCCGAAAGCCAGCTTCTGGAAGTGGCAGTGGGAACGTCTGACGGGGCCGCACAAGGACGAGCCGCCGTTCAATCCGCCTGTTCTGAAGACGGACACGGATTTTTTGCGTCAGAATAAAAACCAAACCACACTGACCTGGATCGGGCACAGTTCGTTCCTGTTGCAACTTCAAGGAAAAAACATTGTCACCGATCCGGTTTTTTCAGACCGAGTTTCGCCAGTCAGTTTTATGGGTCCGAAGCGTCTGGTGGCGCTGCCGTTTGAACAAAAAGACCTGCCGCCGGTGGATGTGGTGCTGGTGTCTCACAGTCACTATGATCATCTGGATTTAAAAACTTTGCGTGATCTGAACAAGCAGAATCAGGGGAAGACCCTGTTCCTGGTTCCGCTGGGTAATGCCGATCTTTTGAAATCCGAAGGAATTGAAAACGTCAAAGAACTCGACTGGTGGGATCAGTTCACACTGGATGGGTTGACGATCACGTTCACTCCGGCCCAGCATTGGACTCAGCGCAGCCTTTGGGACCGCAATCAAAGCCTGTGGGGCGGCTGGCACGTGCAGTCAGAAAAATTCAAGTTCTTCTATACCGGCGACACTGGGTATTCGAAGGATTTTTCAGATGTGCACACCAAATTTGGTGATGTGGATCTGGCGCTGATCCCGATTGGCGCTTATGAGCCGCGCTGGTTCATGGGGCAGCAGCATGTGGATCCGGATGGAGCAGTTAAAATTCATAAGGATCTTCATTCCCGCCTGAGCATTGGGGTACACTGGGGCACTTTCCGTCTCAGTGACGAACCCATGGCCGAACCTCCTCAAGAGCTGGCAGCGGCAAGGGAACGTGCCGGAGTCGACGCAAGTGGATTCCGAGTGATG
- a CDS encoding ArnT family glycosyltransferase, translating to MTEHPSKDTPVIREFWKQQNLSQKVTILFILTLIFRAFFSLHIGLIDDEAYHWSWAKWPQLSYFDHPAMIAWLEAITTSAFGDTYLGVRLPGFLCFVGTVILLYKLTRDLFDDWAAIFVGLVLLWSPFWGFGGYVASPEPPFMFCWVAASYVFWQGVREDGKAWSVKKTWIWLGILMGLGLNSKFIIALLAPGFGLYLLATPSRRKDLLTPWPWVGLLIATALATPIFLWNHLHDWPGFKYQFHDRHTGARFDIGRWLVFFGAQLLFATPFLYVMIALAFITSFIKRHEARWRFLLCLTLPSIAIFYPQPLWAEYKPHWSGAAYTLLLMGAGAIWSQGLVWGRRQIVQARSKIFTWGIGAFFVLLALISYTPFAYPWIPKAYKLFNPNGEWQTTYDFSNEFTGWEDLGRYVNRRQREIHAESGSKPFIAAHRYENTAQTTWGTKQKVYMLSSTVSHYTVMQSPEEMNNLKGQNAIFVSTEKYPADPMEWAAWDGCDKETLKTFRNGIHARTFNVYFCRNFQGITK from the coding sequence ATGACCGAACACCCCAGCAAGGACACCCCTGTGATTCGTGAATTCTGGAAGCAGCAAAACCTCTCGCAAAAAGTCACCATCCTGTTCATTTTGACACTGATTTTCCGGGCTTTTTTCTCGCTTCATATCGGGCTGATCGATGACGAGGCTTACCACTGGTCCTGGGCTAAATGGCCCCAGCTTTCCTATTTCGACCACCCGGCGATGATTGCATGGCTTGAAGCCATCACCACCAGCGCTTTTGGTGACACCTATCTGGGTGTGCGCCTGCCGGGCTTCCTGTGTTTTGTCGGCACCGTGATCTTGCTTTACAAACTGACACGTGACTTGTTTGACGACTGGGCGGCGATTTTTGTCGGCCTTGTTTTGCTATGGTCCCCGTTCTGGGGCTTTGGCGGCTATGTCGCATCACCCGAACCTCCGTTCATGTTCTGTTGGGTGGCGGCATCCTACGTGTTCTGGCAGGGCGTGCGTGAAGACGGCAAAGCCTGGAGTGTGAAAAAAACCTGGATCTGGCTGGGAATCCTGATGGGCCTGGGGCTGAATTCCAAATTCATCATCGCGCTTTTGGCACCGGGGTTTGGTTTGTACCTGCTGGCGACTCCGTCCCGCCGCAAAGATCTTTTGACGCCTTGGCCGTGGGTGGGTTTGCTGATTGCGACCGCCTTGGCCACACCGATCTTCCTGTGGAATCACCTGCATGACTGGCCGGGCTTCAAGTATCAGTTCCATGACCGTCACACCGGTGCGCGATTTGATATCGGCCGCTGGTTGGTGTTCTTTGGTGCGCAACTGCTGTTTGCAACCCCGTTCCTTTACGTGATGATTGCTTTGGCGTTTATTACTTCCTTCATTAAACGCCACGAGGCACGCTGGAGATTCCTGCTGTGTCTGACCCTGCCTTCCATCGCGATCTTCTATCCACAGCCTCTGTGGGCTGAATACAAGCCTCACTGGAGTGGCGCGGCCTACACCCTGCTTTTGATGGGTGCGGGGGCGATCTGGTCTCAAGGTTTGGTGTGGGGTCGTCGCCAAATTGTTCAGGCGCGAAGCAAAATCTTCACCTGGGGTATTGGCGCCTTCTTTGTGCTGCTGGCATTGATCAGCTACACACCGTTTGCTTATCCGTGGATTCCAAAAGCGTACAAACTGTTCAACCCGAATGGCGAATGGCAGACCACCTATGACTTCAGTAACGAATTCACCGGCTGGGAAGACCTGGGTCGTTATGTGAACCGTCGCCAGCGTGAAATCCACGCCGAAAGCGGCAGCAAGCCGTTCATCGCGGCTCACCGCTATGAAAACACGGCGCAGACCACCTGGGGCACAAAACAGAAAGTGTACATGCTAAGTTCTACCGTCAGTCACTATACTGTGATGCAGTCACCGGAAGAAATGAACAACCTGAAGGGTCAAAACGCGATCTTCGTCAGCACGGAGAAATATCCGGCCGATCCGATGGAGTGGGCCGCGTGGGATGGTTGCGACAAAGAAACGCTGAAGACGTTCCGCAACGGCATCCACGCCCGAACGTTCAACGTGTACTTCTGCCGCAACTTCCAGGGCATCACCAAATAA
- a CDS encoding energy transducer TonB, producing MSNKQFSFSFTINRSLILSVLLHGGLFALAVGMAAPSVLPLPVGVELQYGDGGSVQAPKQEQQVKVPKAKAPVVADNSEGPAVKTEKVTESAPQPVPNGKTAGSLAGTSDQGALEGREGVANGIEVSPEQRYLYEIKKLLEHRKRYPMLAKKMGQTGKVTMRFTLAQDGSLLTSEIVEKTPYDSLNQAALDLVKGIHGLKPFPQEIQRGSWSITVPIEYVLN from the coding sequence ATGTCCAATAAACAATTCTCATTTTCTTTCACTATCAACCGTTCCCTGATCCTGTCGGTGCTTTTGCATGGCGGGCTGTTTGCGTTGGCGGTGGGCATGGCGGCACCCAGCGTGCTTCCTTTGCCCGTAGGGGTAGAGCTTCAGTATGGGGATGGCGGCAGCGTTCAGGCGCCCAAACAAGAACAACAGGTCAAAGTCCCTAAAGCAAAGGCCCCGGTGGTTGCTGATAATTCTGAAGGCCCGGCTGTTAAAACTGAAAAAGTGACGGAGTCCGCTCCGCAACCGGTTCCAAACGGCAAGACCGCGGGTTCTTTGGCGGGAACGTCTGATCAGGGCGCACTGGAAGGCCGTGAAGGGGTTGCCAACGGGATAGAGGTGTCGCCAGAGCAGCGTTACCTTTACGAGATCAAAAAACTGCTGGAGCACCGTAAGCGCTATCCAATGCTGGCAAAAAAAATGGGTCAGACGGGGAAAGTCACCATGCGCTTTACTTTAGCGCAAGATGGTTCACTGCTGACCAGCGAAATCGTTGAAAAGACACCTTATGATTCTTTGAATCAGGCGGCCCTGGATCTGGTCAAAGGCATTCACGGCTTAAAGCCATTCCCGCAGGAAATCCAAAGAGGTTCCTGGTCGATCACAGTTCCTATCGAGTACGTGTTGAACTAA
- a CDS encoding O-methyltransferase gives MTSLNPHFTFNYSQPEEYRFSHDSVFLARQVFEFLHEDLSALTALDLCSGCGIVGLDFLYHCKSENRAYPCGFDFMEVQDVYRDHFEKNLTAFGDNQPSVNFVNQNYESLLTPEFSTRYDLILSNPPYFRINQGKLSPSEFKNRCRFFIDSDFTNLIRGIDAALKPQGRAFILLRDLQDHGWNPLEEARRLLNGRREIQKVADIRGTPLVLIN, from the coding sequence ATGACGTCCCTGAACCCGCACTTTACCTTTAACTACTCCCAACCCGAGGAATACCGTTTTTCCCATGATTCGGTGTTTTTGGCGCGCCAGGTGTTTGAGTTTTTGCACGAGGATTTAAGCGCCCTGACGGCTTTAGATCTGTGTTCAGGCTGCGGGATCGTGGGCTTGGATTTTCTGTATCACTGCAAATCAGAAAACCGTGCCTATCCCTGCGGCTTTGATTTCATGGAAGTGCAGGATGTTTACCGCGATCACTTTGAAAAAAATCTGACTGCGTTTGGAGACAACCAGCCCTCCGTGAATTTCGTGAATCAGAACTATGAGTCCCTGCTGACACCAGAATTCAGCACCCGCTATGATCTGATCCTGAGCAATCCGCCTTACTTCCGCATCAATCAGGGAAAACTATCGCCATCAGAGTTTAAAAACCGCTGTCGCTTCTTTATTGATTCTGATTTTACAAATTTGATTCGCGGAATTGATGCCGCTTTGAAACCACAAGGCCGCGCCTTCATCTTACTGCGCGATTTACAGGATCACGGCTGGAATCCCCTGGAAGAAGCCCGTCGTCTGCTGAACGGGCGCCGTGAAATACAAAAGGTGGCCGACATTCGCGGCACGCCTTTGGTTCTGATCAACTAA
- a CDS encoding DNA topoisomerase IV subunit A: MAKLLSIRDLKIDIPKEARILADKMLKDLESSKRPVLEAVKTSLDNSLYNAKVGYLTPGDKVVRTELNVSSVQKLARVVFLLEMLLRNLETGTVNTKRELYYMCKGEIKGNPRLKPLDFDDQPESDAIIDFIGDMLEVYREELNVFANDRGGQTYSQQLVVTETLADGERAVIDLSTLGTSPFQPKNKPQALKLKAKKKIDFCLIVESEGTANTLVTMGFTKRNNCIVMGAQGVPSNGVRGWAKLIQEELDVPMYFFGDLDAYTMQNIYRTLKAGSAASLIRNADFSAPNVKFLGVLPEDVKKYDLPHYKVKESDPAEARALKKAKDALENDPFFLDKKNKNLSDILRWLIKEKIRCEQQSFFSVDPKDPIKTEKLILEKIKRGSYV, translated from the coding sequence ATGGCAAAACTACTCAGCATTCGCGATTTGAAAATTGATATTCCTAAAGAGGCCCGCATTCTTGCGGACAAGATGCTGAAAGACCTTGAGTCTTCCAAGCGTCCGGTTCTTGAAGCGGTGAAAACTTCTTTGGACAACTCTTTGTACAACGCCAAAGTGGGTTACCTGACTCCGGGTGATAAAGTTGTCCGTACCGAGCTGAACGTTTCTTCCGTACAAAAACTGGCGCGTGTGGTGTTCCTGTTGGAAATGCTTCTGCGCAATCTTGAAACCGGCACCGTGAATACGAAGCGTGAGCTTTATTACATGTGTAAAGGCGAGATCAAAGGCAACCCTCGTTTGAAACCTTTGGATTTCGACGATCAGCCTGAATCCGATGCGATCATCGACTTTATCGGTGATATGCTGGAAGTATACCGTGAAGAATTGAACGTTTTTGCCAATGACCGCGGTGGGCAGACTTATTCTCAGCAGCTGGTTGTGACTGAAACTTTGGCAGACGGGGAACGGGCCGTGATCGACCTTTCCACTTTGGGAACGTCACCGTTCCAGCCAAAGAACAAACCTCAGGCATTGAAGCTGAAGGCGAAAAAGAAAATCGACTTCTGTCTGATCGTAGAGTCTGAAGGTACCGCGAATACGCTGGTCACCATGGGCTTCACCAAGCGTAACAACTGTATTGTGATGGGTGCTCAAGGGGTTCCATCCAACGGTGTTCGTGGTTGGGCTAAACTGATCCAGGAAGAATTGGACGTTCCAATGTACTTCTTCGGGGATCTCGATGCGTACACCATGCAGAATATCTATCGTACTTTGAAAGCCGGTTCCGCGGCGTCTTTGATCCGTAATGCCGATTTCTCCGCTCCGAACGTAAAGTTCCTGGGCGTGTTGCCGGAAGACGTGAAAAAATACGATCTGCCTCACTACAAAGTGAAAGAATCCGATCCAGCTGAAGCACGCGCTTTGAAAAAAGCCAAAGACGCTTTGGAAAACGATCCGTTCTTCCTGGATAAAAAGAACAAGAACCTTTCCGATATCCTGCGCTGGTTGATCAAAGAAAAGATTCGTTGCGAGCAACAGTCCTTCTTCTCTGTTGACCCGAAAGATCCAATCAAGACAGAAAAACTGATCCTTGAGAAAATCAAACGCGGATCCTACGTTTAA
- a CDS encoding DNA topoisomerase VI subunit B, producing MSKITKSSTAEYFAKNLQQVGFSSPLKAVLTTLKESVDNSLDACESAGILPDLLVEISKVGAGSTKNTDLIRIVVEDNGPGIEGEDLAKVYGEYLASSKFGRGQCSRGQQGIGISAATTWAQMTNARGVSVVSKTKKMRKAISAQVDVDIKSNTGVLKNKETLDWDREHGTRVEFVLDGRIQLNGDGGLLTYIEGTILVNPHMTITYKLTDADFVTVTRVSTEVPRVPEASLPHPHTFKLGEFITHSTLFGKTTLSKFLKTGFSRISDQSISDFVKKGLPKGLLEKSLTALSEEDFKKVFQAVQNTDLMAPSTKSVLTVGEEALSKSITRLGEIDFFAVVTRKPTICDFKPVVVEVALARFKDRNQQNDSPVTLLRFANRVPLQFDKSGCAITWAIESVNWKAYGLGQPKDSLPLGPYIFAVSIVSPFIKFKNASKETIDASEELVAEIRLALIQAGQKLSRHIKKEVKEADLERKLAHIEQFGPILVEGLARIIKAPESRKKKAEEGLKKLLGRDSEDAMADLEAAESKLLEQKKRDKKKGIAHGDEEEFDVISSSDLVEEASEEPQGTKKSTVKTTTKKTVTTKKTTGKKA from the coding sequence GTGAGCAAAATTACCAAAAGTAGCACAGCTGAATATTTTGCTAAGAACCTCCAGCAGGTGGGTTTTTCATCCCCTTTGAAGGCCGTTTTGACGACCTTGAAAGAATCCGTGGATAACTCTCTGGATGCGTGTGAGTCTGCCGGCATTCTGCCTGATCTACTGGTTGAGATCTCCAAAGTGGGAGCAGGCTCAACTAAAAATACTGATTTAATTCGCATCGTTGTCGAAGATAACGGCCCTGGTATCGAAGGTGAAGACCTTGCCAAGGTTTACGGTGAATATCTGGCGTCTTCCAAATTTGGTCGTGGTCAGTGTTCTCGTGGTCAACAAGGTATCGGTATCTCTGCTGCGACCACTTGGGCGCAGATGACCAATGCCCGTGGTGTCAGTGTTGTTTCCAAAACCAAAAAAATGCGTAAAGCGATTTCCGCGCAAGTGGATGTCGACATCAAATCCAACACCGGTGTTCTGAAAAACAAAGAAACACTGGATTGGGATCGTGAACACGGCACCCGCGTTGAATTCGTTCTGGATGGACGTATTCAACTGAATGGTGACGGCGGTCTTTTGACTTACATTGAGGGCACCATCCTGGTGAATCCTCACATGACCATCACGTACAAGCTGACGGACGCCGACTTTGTGACTGTGACTCGCGTAAGCACGGAAGTGCCAAGAGTTCCGGAAGCATCTTTGCCCCATCCTCATACCTTCAAACTGGGTGAGTTCATCACGCATTCCACTTTGTTCGGTAAAACGACGCTGTCCAAGTTTTTAAAAACGGGTTTCTCCCGTATTTCTGATCAGTCCATTTCTGATTTCGTGAAAAAAGGCCTGCCAAAGGGTCTGCTTGAGAAGTCTTTGACTGCTTTGAGTGAAGAAGACTTCAAAAAAGTCTTCCAGGCTGTGCAAAACACAGACTTGATGGCTCCAAGCACGAAGTCTGTTCTGACCGTGGGTGAAGAGGCGTTGTCCAAATCCATCACTCGTCTGGGCGAAATCGACTTCTTCGCGGTTGTGACCCGTAAACCGACCATTTGCGACTTCAAACCGGTCGTGGTGGAAGTGGCATTGGCGCGTTTCAAAGACCGCAATCAGCAAAATGATTCCCCGGTGACTTTGCTTCGTTTTGCCAACCGTGTTCCGCTGCAATTTGATAAATCCGGTTGCGCGATCACATGGGCGATTGAATCTGTGAACTGGAAAGCCTATGGCCTGGGTCAGCCAAAAGACTCTTTGCCACTGGGGCCGTACATCTTCGCGGTTTCCATTGTGTCTCCGTTCATCAAGTTTAAAAATGCCTCCAAGGAAACGATCGACGCTTCCGAGGAACTGGTTGCTGAAATCCGTCTGGCATTGATCCAAGCCGGTCAAAAGCTGTCCCGTCACATCAAGAAAGAAGTGAAGGAAGCGGACCTTGAAAGAAAACTGGCGCACATCGAGCAGTTCGGTCCAATCCTGGTTGAAGGTTTGGCAAGAATCATCAAGGCACCAGAATCCCGTAAGAAAAAAGCCGAAGAAGGTCTGAAGAAACTTCTGGGCCGTGATTCCGAAGACGCGATGGCGGATCTGGAAGCAGCGGAATCCAAACTTCTTGAGCAGAAGAAACGCGACAAGAAAAAAGGCATCGCTCACGGTGACGAAGAAGAATTCGATGTGATTTCTTCCAGTGACCTGGTGGAAGAGGCTTCCGAGGAACCGCAGGGGACTAAAAAATCCACTGTGAAAACCACCACCAAAAAGACTGTAACCACTAAGAAAACCACTGGGAAAAAAGCGTAA
- a CDS encoding Ig-like domain-containing protein, giving the protein MSTVRLGLTIIMLLSLSACMNADLAILTSKLTQTQSLNAAYKSTSLVPVRWSTADADIPPDYLKLEASADGGNTWLVIQERMSNSGAYDWDISHLADGSTHHLRLIAVVRDARETLQLGSFLIDDQPPVAGADQMELVTEDTAGPFVLNSPSDNDQYKIQIVTAPTRGSLSGCGGSSVLNCTYIPSLNNDIDDTFTYKVVDRAGNESATVTVTLDLQAVNDVPVITTLACAGSIGENYAYACGINATDVDLPSPLTLTYHLDGATTCGPWLGIDANTGAVTGTPSAAEVGTTCHVAVYAEDDVAGQSAIFAWELEITNSAPIINVTGGPYSISEDAALAEVISGANVSSIEEAGSTYALVTPTVAGDRCEDHAMAPVVTNYSIDPVTGAFSFQPAADYQGVCQIRIALTDAFPSTGYADVAITVNNVQDAPAIAAGLTPCSANVDEDDEYNCIVAVTDPDPETVTVSRDVSDTCTWLTATPSGNGRVVTINGTPDDDDVGTCRLAIHAEDPQSASDVQFIDITIANTEPTLTIGTPAVLTEDDPLFSALVDVLTAAGVSSLDEGLGTYSLDYTGLTGTACNDTSVVVTPATDFVISAATGAVSIKPRAEYFGTCYAKIQFDDGNAAGNSVVEQEIAIIVQPVNDAPVITSIPTTHEILLTPGSATPSSISLTVDVGPANENTQNLELICTNSNTSRLTVDCTQTRVGDGNLTVNLSASAGVDASATVTVKVRDNGGGSNESAVASIAVSMTDAVVLAPIAADTLNYNIYDQAVAQYSAAVAASTRTFVVRVNPTVKVSSNDPALPAMRTGSLAATARVRLINDGLIIGAAGAGGLAPAATAGALRMGQHGGTAFKVEAQYANVTILNNGMIYGGGGGGGRGGTDNSDVGAGGAGGEGEGPATAAVSGTVGASSGGTGGSPATGVAGGASPAGDYTPSNGVARTQGAAGQGGSTCLIGSALGNNPGEAFFGRGGFGAGFGGGAGACDITFGGGGAGGHFGGGGGSGGLADMNDAGNLNTDTNGYNGGNGGAAIEVPSAVSVPADIAISIVPGGGSQIAGCVWNDISGTYLSNVASDTDINNRVLTYSSTASQNVNSPSGLKIWSNGRGKAYR; this is encoded by the coding sequence ATGAGTACTGTACGTCTTGGATTGACCATCATCATGCTTCTGTCGCTTTCGGCGTGTATGAACGCCGATCTGGCTATTCTTACAAGTAAGCTTACTCAAACTCAAAGCTTGAATGCCGCCTATAAGTCCACATCTTTGGTGCCGGTGCGCTGGTCGACAGCGGATGCGGATATTCCACCTGATTATTTGAAGCTGGAAGCATCCGCCGACGGAGGCAACACCTGGCTGGTGATTCAGGAGCGCATGTCCAACTCGGGTGCCTATGATTGGGATATTTCCCATTTGGCTGATGGCAGCACACACCACTTGCGGCTGATAGCTGTGGTGCGAGATGCCCGTGAAACTTTGCAATTGGGTTCGTTCCTGATTGATGATCAGCCTCCGGTGGCCGGGGCGGATCAGATGGAGTTGGTGACTGAAGACACCGCAGGTCCGTTTGTTTTAAACTCACCCAGTGACAATGATCAGTACAAAATTCAGATTGTCACAGCCCCGACGCGCGGTTCGTTGTCCGGCTGTGGTGGCAGCAGTGTTTTAAACTGCACCTACATTCCTTCTTTAAATAACGACATTGATGACACATTCACTTACAAGGTTGTGGATCGCGCCGGAAATGAATCAGCAACGGTCACAGTGACTTTGGATTTGCAGGCGGTGAATGATGTGCCGGTAATTACGACTTTGGCCTGTGCCGGCAGTATCGGTGAAAACTATGCCTATGCCTGCGGTATTAATGCGACAGATGTGGATCTGCCATCACCATTGACCCTAACTTATCATCTGGACGGTGCAACCACCTGCGGACCTTGGCTGGGAATTGATGCCAATACCGGCGCGGTGACGGGCACACCTTCAGCCGCGGAAGTGGGAACCACCTGTCATGTGGCGGTGTATGCTGAAGATGACGTCGCAGGACAATCTGCGATCTTTGCCTGGGAGCTCGAAATAACCAATTCGGCACCGATCATCAATGTTACCGGCGGACCTTACAGTATTTCTGAAGATGCGGCTTTGGCCGAAGTGATTTCCGGCGCCAATGTTTCTTCCATCGAAGAGGCGGGCAGCACTTATGCATTGGTGACGCCGACCGTGGCCGGGGATCGTTGTGAAGATCACGCGATGGCGCCAGTCGTGACAAACTATAGCATTGACCCGGTGACCGGGGCGTTTTCGTTCCAGCCGGCGGCAGACTATCAAGGTGTCTGTCAGATTCGTATCGCTTTGACGGATGCGTTTCCTTCGACAGGTTATGCGGATGTGGCCATTACGGTGAATAACGTTCAGGATGCTCCTGCGATTGCCGCAGGTTTGACTCCATGTTCAGCCAATGTCGATGAAGATGATGAATACAACTGCATCGTGGCAGTAACCGACCCGGATCCTGAAACAGTGACGGTGTCCCGGGATGTTTCAGATACGTGCACCTGGTTGACGGCAACACCTTCCGGCAATGGTCGCGTGGTGACGATCAACGGGACACCAGATGATGATGACGTGGGAACCTGCCGTTTGGCCATTCATGCTGAAGATCCTCAAAGTGCCAGTGATGTTCAGTTTATCGATATCACAATTGCAAACACAGAACCGACGCTGACGATCGGAACACCGGCTGTACTGACTGAGGATGATCCCTTGTTCTCGGCTTTGGTGGATGTGCTCACTGCGGCGGGTGTAAGTTCTTTGGATGAGGGCTTGGGCACTTATTCCCTGGACTATACGGGTTTGACCGGCACTGCTTGTAATGACACTTCCGTGGTCGTGACACCTGCGACCGACTTTGTGATCAGTGCTGCTACCGGCGCTGTCAGTATCAAGCCGCGGGCCGAATACTTCGGAACTTGTTACGCCAAGATTCAGTTTGATGACGGCAATGCAGCGGGGAACTCGGTGGTCGAGCAGGAAATTGCCATCATCGTGCAGCCGGTGAATGATGCGCCAGTGATCACGTCGATTCCCACGACACATGAAATCCTGCTGACGCCGGGGTCGGCAACGCCTTCAAGCATCTCGTTGACGGTGGATGTGGGGCCCGCCAATGAAAACACTCAGAATCTGGAATTGATCTGCACCAACTCCAACACTTCGCGCCTGACTGTGGATTGCACGCAGACACGCGTGGGGGATGGTAATCTGACGGTGAACCTGTCAGCCAGTGCGGGCGTTGATGCTTCGGCCACAGTGACTGTGAAGGTGCGTGATAACGGAGGTGGTAGCAATGAATCAGCTGTGGCAAGTATTGCCGTTTCAATGACCGATGCCGTGGTGCTGGCTCCGATTGCTGCCGACACTTTGAACTATAATATTTATGATCAGGCTGTGGCTCAGTACAGTGCAGCCGTGGCCGCGTCGACTCGTACATTTGTGGTGCGCGTGAATCCGACAGTGAAAGTGTCCAGCAATGATCCCGCTTTGCCAGCAATGCGCACGGGATCCTTGGCGGCCACTGCGCGGGTTCGTTTGATCAACGATGGATTGATCATTGGTGCTGCGGGTGCGGGCGGGCTTGCTCCGGCAGCAACTGCAGGGGCGTTGCGCATGGGGCAGCACGGAGGAACAGCATTCAAAGTCGAGGCCCAGTACGCCAACGTCACGATCTTGAACAACGGAATGATCTATGGTGGTGGCGGCGGCGGCGGTCGCGGAGGCACGGACAACAGTGATGTCGGTGCAGGCGGTGCCGGAGGCGAGGGGGAAGGACCCGCAACTGCCGCGGTGAGCGGGACAGTCGGAGCTTCCAGTGGTGGTACCGGCGGATCTCCTGCCACAGGAGTTGCTGGTGGCGCATCTCCAGCTGGTGATTACACTCCTTCCAACGGAGTGGCGCGCACTCAAGGGGCTGCCGGTCAGGGTGGAAGCACTTGTTTGATTGGTTCTGCATTGGGAAACAATCCCGGCGAAGCGTTCTTTGGGCGCGGAGGATTCGGCGCGGGCTTTGGCGGTGGTGCCGGAGCTTGTGATATCACCTTTGGTGGCGGAGGCGCTGGCGGTCACTTCGGCGGTGGTGGTGGATCCGGTGGTCTTGCGGATATGAACGATGCTGGAAATCTCAACACCGATACCAATGGCTACAACGGTGGTAATGGGGGAGCCGCGATCGAAGTTCCCAGTGCCGTCAGTGTGCCTGCTGATATTGCGATTTCAATTGTTCCAGGTGGCGGCAGTCAGATTGCCGGTTGCGTGTGGAATGATATTTCAGGAACCTATCTTTCAAATGTGGCGAGCGACACAGATATCAACAACCGTGTGTTGACCTACTCTTCCACAGCCAGCCAGAACGTTAACAGTCCATCCGGGTTGAAAATCTGGTCAAATGGGCGCGGAAAAGCCTATCGATAG
- a CDS encoding pentapeptide repeat-containing protein: MVNLEFNERALAYAQVINATFKDSSLAQNTWMQIALTNTRFENTRIMGTQSNRSEFTDVEFVDSNLSGLKCDLCRFTNSTFRKVRLDGARFLGGTFSNTRFINSDLSRADFVGVRFESCSVDAATAKTVHPAMLKKWNLPILEQP; this comes from the coding sequence ATGGTTAATCTCGAATTTAACGAAAGAGCCCTGGCCTACGCACAGGTGATCAATGCCACTTTCAAAGACAGCTCTTTGGCGCAAAACACGTGGATGCAGATCGCATTGACCAACACACGATTTGAAAACACCCGCATTATGGGCACCCAGAGCAACCGTTCTGAGTTCACTGACGTTGAGTTTGTGGATTCAAACCTCAGCGGACTGAAGTGCGATCTTTGCCGGTTCACGAATTCGACATTCAGAAAGGTCCGTCTGGATGGCGCCCGCTTTCTGGGTGGCACCTTCAGTAACACACGGTTTATAAATTCCGACCTCAGCCGCGCTGACTTTGTTGGTGTCAGGTTTGAAAGCTGCTCAGTGGATGCTGCGACGGCAAAGACAGTTCATCCTGCAATGCTGAAAAAATGGAACCTGCCGATTCTGGAGCAGCCATGA